The genomic window GCCTGATCGATGCCGAGCTCGAACGTGATCCGACCGACGAGGGCCAGCGCTACGCGGCCGCGGCGCGCGCCGCACGCCCGACCGCGGAGGCGAAAGAGCAGGTCTGGGCGTCGCTGATGGAAGATCTCGCGCTGCCGCTGGCGACGATGCGGTCGATGATGCGCGGCTTTCACCGTTTTGATCAACGACGCGTGCTCGAGGCCTATGCCTCCCGATACTTCCAGGCCCTGGGGAACGTCTGGAAGGAAAGGGACATCGAGATTGGCCTCGCCTTCGCGCGCATGATGTTCCCGTCGGTGATCGTCGACGACCACACCATCAAGGTGACCGACCAGTATCTCGCACGCGAGAACGTCCCCGGACCGGTTCGCCGCGTCTTGCTCGAGGCCAAGGACGGCATGCAGCGGGCGATGCGCGCTCGGACCCTCGACGCCGCGACCTAGAAACCCTTCAGGAGAGCAATTTCGCAGCCTGCCGGGCGATCACGGCATCTTCGCGCGCCTCGATTCGCAGGATGGCGACCGGGCTGCCAGCTCGGCTGATGACGGCGTCGTTTCGGACATCCGTGGCCGGGACCGGAGTCGTCCCGAGCGGTGAAAGCCGCCCGACAATCGCCGACCGAACCGAGGCCGAGTGCTCCCCGATGCCTCCCGTGAAGACAAGGGCGTCGACGCGGGGCAGCGCGGTGGCCACCGCCGCGATCCCGGCGGCGGCGCGGCTGACGAACATGTCGATGGCGAGCCGGGCACGCCGCTTCCCCTCCCCCGCGGCCCTTTCGATCTCGCGCATGCCGGCGGCCCGGCCAAACACGCCGACCAGCCCCGACTGGTGGTCGAGCACCTCCTGCAGCTCCCGCCAGCCGGCACGCCGCGTCCGCAACATATATAAAAGGATGCCGGGGTCGATCGACCCCGAGCGGGTGCCCATCATCAGGCCTTCCATCGGCGTCAGCCCCATCGATGTGGCGACCGACCGGCCGTTGAGCACCGCGGTCACCGAGCAGCCGCTACCCAGGTGAGCCACGACCAGGGCTAGCTCAGCCGCCGGCCGACTCAACAACTCCGAAGCTCGGCCGGTGGACCACTCGACGGACAGCCCATGAAAGCCGAAGCGCCGGATGCCGTACTCGCGATGCCAGCCCCAGGGCACCGGATAGAGGAACTGCTCCTCGCTCAGGGTCGCGTGGAAGGCGGTGTCGAAGGCCGCGACCTGCGGCGTTTTCGGCAATGCCGAGCGGGCGGCACGGATGGTGGCCGCGGCCACCGGATTGTGCAGCGGTGCGAAGTCGGCCAGCGCCTCGATGCCCTTCAGAACCCGCTCGTCGACCCGCACCGCCGAGCGAAACCTGGTCCCGCCGTGCACCACCCGGTGCCCGACCGCCGCGA from Candidatus Dormiibacterota bacterium includes these protein-coding regions:
- a CDS encoding acetate/propionate family kinase, whose protein sequence is MRVLVLNVGSSSLKGSIVDSVGLAAIAKAEVSLGVDATKQKGIERTVRSLLAKLESGGIAAVGHRVVHGGTRFRSAVRVDERVLKGIEALADFAPLHNPVAAATIRAARSALPKTPQVAAFDTAFHATLSEEQFLYPVPWGWHREYGIRRFGFHGLSVEWSTGRASELLSRPAAELALVVAHLGSGCSVTAVLNGRSVATSMGLTPMEGLMMGTRSGSIDPGILLYMLRTRRAGWRELQEVLDHQSGLVGVFGRAAGMREIERAAGEGKRRARLAIDMFVSRAAAGIAAVATALPRVDALVFTGGIGEHSASVRSAIVGRLSPLGTTPVPATDVRNDAVISRAGSPVAILRIEAREDAVIARQAAKLLS